The genomic segment tTCTTTTAGCAGAAGATCCAGGCTACTAAAGAAGTACAGGAATGGTCAGAATGAAAAGAATAATGACCCTGTGGTTCTCATCCCTGATTAGTACATTAAAAGAAGTCCCTCCACCAAAGGCTCAGAAGCATTCTGTAAATATGACCATAAGGAACCAGAAGACCAGCAGAATTACTCTGAAATAGTGTCCACTAGACAGAATATGAATGATAAAttcataaaatctaaaaataaaccatggttttctaaaaaaaaaaatctgtatagaGACCAAACAATATAACATCGCAACATGCTGTATGACATTTCAATAAATTCCTTACTGAGATGAAGAATTACAGGAAATTAATGGCTACTGACAGTGAGATGATCCACTTCCCCAGTGACTAATCCTGGGTAGATTATTAAACCATGATTTATCAGTCTtaaatgcatgcacatatgaGCAAAACTGGgttgatatttaaaattatagaagagaCCATGAACATTTGACTTGGATGGGAATGTCATGACATGCCTGAATATGGAGATGAAGGGATATAAATATAGTGTGCTCATCCAGTaaattcttagaaaatattttaaaatatgttagaaGTAAGGATAAATTTTATGTACTCTTGCAAATGattttatttcagtgttttataaaaataataagaatattaaGTGTAATAAATTCATAAAGCATGAACTTCTACAGAGATGGAAGGATAagaaggcatacacacacacacacacacacacacatatatatatatatatatatatatatatatatatatatatatatatgtaaatatgtaaattgtATGGCAGAGGATCATGGTACaaataaaaggaacaaataaGAACTCTCCAAATCATCAAGTCCAAGctaccatattttatttcttctcattgtATCAATATTCAGTACatcataaatacattttaaaactcacCGCTATAAAGCTGTTTTAAGTGACAGACGCTTGTAATTACTGAAAAGTTATGATGCAATATTTCATActtatataaagttatataatgATGAAATTGCAATAATAAATCAGATTACCACATGCATTCTTTTACTTTCTTAGAGTGAATATAGTCAACATTTTCTCCTTTAAGATATGTAAGATATTACATTTAACTATATTTATCTGTGGCATTACATACCAAGAACTAATCTAGCCAACACAAACGCAATTGGAATAATTGTGTGCATACAGTTTCTTAAAATCTTTGACTTTATTATCCTTAAATTTATGCACATTACGATGATAACCAGACTCAATATTTGTCTATTGTAAAGACTGTTTTAATATATACTTTGATCAATTGTAGATAGTTTTCCATAATTCctgatttggaaaaaaattagaaaatgtttaaTAACTATTGTCTGCTTTTAAGAGATTCAACCAAGTTGAAAGAGTGATTTCTGAGTTTTTATCTTCTTAAAACACTTCATaacttttatattgttttatattcaaCACAGTTTagcatgtgtgatgtgtgcattCATCACTTGAAATGTGTATAGTCCAAATTACATTgagttataaatataaaacacacaaaaggctttgaagaatgaaaagaatgaaagcaaaatatataaacaaagaattttatgtCAATTTTCAAGTAGCTACTGGTAAATTTGGTCATAAATACTATCACATTTACAGTAATATTTGGGTATACAAAATGTATACACACCATATATTTATAGTGCAGCGATTTGTTAATATTTATCACTGATATTACTGATGGTAacacaaattaaataaacatttgaacattataatagtatataataacaaaaatgttgtTTAAACTAGCAAGGAATCACCAGAAAATAATGACATCTGTGTGGAATACATTACATTTCCAATAGATAGCACTGCTCTAAAACATTCCCCAGGGGAACATAAAGAGGAGTAGTGAATGAGCAATTAAGATTTTGTTGAAGAAAAAGTACCAACGACTTTTGTCATGGCCCCATGGACCTCCTTATTCCTCAGACTATAGATGATGGGGTTGAGCATGGGGGTGAGGATAGTGTAGAAGACAGCCAGAATCTTATCCTCTGTAGGGGAACGAAGACTCCTAGGTCGAAGATAGGTGTAGTCAAAAGGTGCATAGTAAAATGTCACCACAGTTAAGTGAGTTGAGCATGTGGTGAaggcctttctcttcccctcttttgaGCGCATATGGAAGACAGCATAAAGGACCCGACCATAGGAAGCTGTGATCCCAAGGAAAGGCAGTAGGAGAAACAGGCTTGTGCTCACAAACACCATGTACTCATAAACCCAAGTGTCCATACAGGCCAGGGGCAACATGGCTGGAACATCGCAGAAGAAATGGTTAATAGACCTAGAATGGCAGTAAGGAATGTGAAGGGCATAGACAGTATGTGCTAAAGAGTTGATTGAGCCCAATATCCAGGATCCTATGATCATCTTCAGGCACGTTATTTTGCTCATGCGAATGGGATAATGAAGGGGATGGCAGATAGCCACAAAACGGTCATAAGCCATGGAAGCCAGGAGCAAGCCCTCAGAACCTGCCAtggtcaaaaagaaaaaggattgtACTCCACAGCCAAGAAAAGAGATGTTTTTGTGGCCAGAGAGGAAGTTAAATGCCATTTTGGGAACAGTGGTAGAAATATACATCAAGTCCATGAGAGAAAGCTGACTCAGTAGAATGTACATGGGGGTGTGAAGCCTTTGATCCACACGAATGAGGTGGATCATTCCTGAGTTGCCACACAAAGCCAGAAAGAAGACGAGTATAATGAGCAGCAAAAGTAGTAAGCCAATTTGGTTTTGTGGAAGCAACCCTAACAGAGTGAAATCACTTGAGCTCTGATTCCATTTCTCCATGAAAATGTATATCTTTATATTTCTTGAAAGGAGTGACCTGAAAGCAAAGACACTTATCATATGACATAGAACAGAATAAAGAGGAACTGGCTTGTACTGAATGCTTGCACTGCATTGTTCTTCCAGCACTGTCATTCTGTTGAATGTATTTTGAAATCTTAACTGAATGTTGTTTCCCTGGCCGTGCTCACAATTCAGGGATGTCTGTATGGTCATGATGACATCAAAGGCAGCAACATAACTAAGACAGCACACACAGTTCCTTCTAGATAACTCCATACAAGACTATTATTAACCTCCCTTACAAACAAAGAAACTTCTGTACTCACTCACTCTAATCTCTAAATCACCTCCTTCTTGGCCATCTTTCCCGAACTTGCCATACTAGAGACAAAGACCTGTTCCTTAATGTTCTGACTCTCAAAATCTCTAATGAGTCTTTGCTTTTCCTGAGAATTCCATCCACTGCCAATTCACTGTTTTAGAATGAAAAGATTTTGTGTGTACTCAGACCCACACTAGTCATTAAATGCTA from the Arvicanthis niloticus isolate mArvNil1 chromosome 12, mArvNil1.pat.X, whole genome shotgun sequence genome contains:
- the LOC117717983 gene encoding olfactory receptor 2L13-like → MFRSLLSRNIKIYIFMEKWNQSSSDFTLLGLLPQNQIGLLLLLLIILVFFLALCGNSGMIHLIRVDQRLHTPMYILLSQLSLMDLMYISTTVPKMAFNFLSGHKNISFLGCGVQSFFFLTMAGSEGLLLASMAYDRFVAICHPLHYPIRMSKITCLKMIIGSWILGSINSLAHTVYALHIPYCHSRSINHFFCDVPAMLPLACMDTWVYEYMVFVSTSLFLLLPFLGITASYGRVLYAVFHMRSKEGKRKAFTTCSTHLTVVTFYYAPFDYTYLRPRSLRSPTEDKILAVFYTILTPMLNPIIYSLRNKEVHGAMTKVVGTFSSTKS